A window of the Pyxidicoccus trucidator genome harbors these coding sequences:
- a CDS encoding carboxypeptidase regulatory-like domain-containing protein codes for MRQRSRLPILIAACLAVAAVLLLWFRMPAPGRLTAPGPEAPVALTPAAAEPAPRASAPPTPSLETAATPEDGAFVVRVVDGAGPVAGARVRAYLRVEGDGTGATPWRRAGEGTTAADGTLRLPAGPGDYLLSAHAEGHGPARRQATRPLGEAETAVELSLPSGVSLEGRTVAEGRGGEPVPLAEVTLRPYPGLARAGMEPVGLPEESPAVTSDARGRFTFSGLAPGRYELTAEAPGFSRRTLRLLQVPHAGELVVGLWGAGTLEGFVVDAKGQPAAGAEVTAAGGLVPVRVTTSDSGAFALEVGAGTWVVSARLGEAVGRVPGVLSVAAGETLRGLTVTLGGASGLEGTVSTTDGAPVRGAVLVARPSGGTGELARTASVGEGVWRMDVPPGEYDVAVRAPGMTGLLREAVVVSPGQYTPLDVRLEPATAVVEGLVVDGEGRPVEGAQVRAGLRSGEGVTRTALTDAQGAYRLEGLEAGLTSLQARRDGAVRWTLRMETLKPASTTQVDFTLPDSGAVWGQVTRESGAPLTEPVLVHALPRGAGSGAGSAETDAQGRFQLELPAGVYQLVALAHAAAVYVHVENDPAVTVPPGGTVQQDLTLKEDGALAGTVLEPSGAPSPLAAVAAVQGGDFPMTVRVRADETGQFTLPHRPPGAAPLELVAYNGGRTGRLPGASEGQGPLSVRLQPAATLRGRVVAGSGTAPTGFTLELREPDGEELPWAQAWPTTRRFPGDTFAMPDAPGQPVKVTVRTDDGRTGEAQVTLSPGGSAEVEVPLTGGAASISGRAVWSRGAGPAGGVAVFLDRAVSAQPDARTGPDGRFRLDDVRPGPHTVRLLPPEGRVETRTVKVVEAQASELGDVTVSPRRAAPGTLGAGFSEDRGHVTFAWLTPDGPAARAGVILGDRLLAVDGQVVRGRTEAESRAHGAPGTPVRLQVRRAGGEQEVLVTRAE; via the coding sequence GTGCGACAGCGTTCCCGACTCCCCATCCTCATCGCGGCCTGTCTCGCCGTGGCGGCCGTGCTGCTCCTGTGGTTCCGCATGCCCGCGCCGGGAAGGCTGACGGCTCCGGGCCCGGAAGCCCCTGTCGCCCTCACGCCCGCCGCCGCCGAGCCCGCGCCCCGTGCCAGCGCGCCGCCCACGCCGTCGCTGGAGACGGCCGCCACGCCGGAGGATGGGGCCTTCGTCGTGCGCGTGGTGGATGGCGCGGGCCCTGTCGCGGGCGCGCGCGTGCGGGCGTACCTGCGCGTGGAAGGGGACGGCACCGGGGCCACGCCCTGGCGCCGCGCGGGCGAGGGCACCACGGCCGCGGACGGCACGCTGCGGCTACCAGCCGGCCCGGGGGACTACCTGCTGTCCGCGCACGCGGAGGGCCATGGCCCTGCCCGGCGTCAGGCCACGCGCCCCCTCGGTGAGGCGGAGACGGCGGTGGAGTTGTCGCTGCCCAGCGGTGTCTCGCTGGAGGGCCGCACCGTTGCGGAGGGCCGGGGTGGAGAGCCGGTGCCGCTGGCGGAGGTGACGCTGCGGCCGTACCCGGGACTGGCCCGGGCGGGCATGGAGCCCGTGGGCCTGCCGGAAGAGTCCCCGGCGGTGACGAGCGACGCGCGGGGCCGCTTCACCTTCTCCGGCCTCGCGCCGGGCCGCTACGAGCTGACGGCCGAGGCGCCGGGCTTCAGCCGCCGCACGCTGCGCCTGCTCCAGGTGCCTCACGCCGGTGAGCTGGTGGTGGGGCTGTGGGGCGCGGGCACGCTGGAGGGCTTCGTGGTGGACGCGAAGGGCCAGCCCGCCGCGGGCGCGGAGGTGACGGCGGCGGGCGGACTCGTCCCGGTGCGCGTCACCACCAGCGACAGCGGCGCCTTCGCGCTGGAGGTCGGCGCCGGTACCTGGGTGGTGTCGGCGCGGCTCGGAGAGGCCGTGGGCCGCGTGCCCGGCGTGCTCTCCGTGGCGGCGGGCGAGACGCTGCGCGGCCTCACCGTGACGCTGGGAGGCGCCAGCGGGCTGGAGGGCACCGTGTCGACGACGGACGGCGCCCCGGTGCGCGGCGCGGTGCTGGTGGCCCGGCCTTCCGGCGGCACGGGCGAGCTGGCGCGGACCGCCTCCGTGGGAGAGGGCGTGTGGCGGATGGACGTGCCGCCCGGTGAGTACGACGTGGCCGTGCGGGCGCCCGGAATGACGGGCCTGCTGCGCGAGGCCGTGGTGGTGAGCCCGGGCCAATACACTCCGCTGGACGTGCGGCTGGAGCCGGCGACGGCGGTGGTGGAGGGCCTCGTGGTGGACGGCGAGGGACGGCCCGTGGAGGGAGCCCAGGTGCGCGCGGGGCTCCGGTCCGGAGAAGGCGTGACACGCACCGCGCTCACCGATGCGCAGGGCGCGTACCGGCTGGAGGGGCTCGAGGCGGGGCTGACCTCCCTCCAGGCCCGGCGGGACGGGGCCGTCCGGTGGACGCTGCGGATGGAGACCCTGAAGCCCGCCAGCACCACGCAGGTGGACTTCACGCTGCCGGACTCCGGCGCTGTGTGGGGACAGGTGACGCGCGAGTCGGGCGCGCCCCTCACCGAGCCGGTGCTGGTGCACGCGCTGCCCCGGGGCGCGGGCTCGGGCGCGGGCTCGGCGGAGACGGATGCCCAGGGGCGCTTCCAGCTGGAGCTGCCCGCGGGCGTGTACCAGCTCGTCGCGCTGGCGCACGCGGCGGCCGTCTACGTCCACGTGGAGAATGACCCGGCGGTGACGGTGCCTCCGGGTGGCACCGTGCAGCAGGACCTCACGCTGAAGGAGGACGGAGCCCTGGCGGGTACCGTGCTGGAGCCCTCGGGAGCGCCCAGCCCGCTGGCCGCCGTGGCCGCCGTCCAGGGTGGCGACTTCCCCATGACGGTGCGGGTGCGCGCGGACGAGACAGGCCAGTTCACCCTGCCCCACCGCCCCCCGGGCGCCGCGCCCCTGGAGCTGGTTGCCTACAACGGCGGTCGCACGGGCCGGCTGCCGGGTGCGAGCGAGGGCCAGGGCCCCTTGAGCGTGCGCCTCCAGCCCGCGGCCACCCTGCGCGGCCGGGTGGTGGCGGGCAGCGGCACGGCGCCCACCGGCTTCACCCTGGAGCTGCGCGAGCCGGACGGCGAGGAGCTGCCCTGGGCCCAGGCGTGGCCCACCACGCGGCGCTTCCCGGGTGACACCTTCGCGATGCCGGACGCGCCCGGCCAGCCGGTGAAGGTGACGGTGCGCACCGACGACGGCCGCACGGGCGAGGCCCAGGTGACGCTCTCACCGGGCGGCTCCGCGGAGGTGGAGGTGCCCCTCACCGGCGGCGCGGCCTCCATCTCCGGGCGCGCGGTGTGGAGCCGGGGCGCCGGGCCCGCCGGGGGCGTGGCGGTGTTCCTGGACCGCGCGGTGTCGGCACAGCCCGACGCGCGCACCGGACCGGACGGCCGCTTCCGCCTGGACGACGTGCGCCCCGGCCCGCACACCGTGCGGCTGCTGCCACCGGAGGGCCGCGTGGAGACGCGCACGGTGAAGGTGGTGGAGGCCCAGGCCAGCGAGCTGGGCGACGTGACGGTGTCCCCGCGCCGCGCGGCGCCGGGCACCCTGGGCGCGGGCTTCAGCGAGGACCGGGGCCACGTCACCTTCGCCTGGCTGACGCCGGACGGGCCCGCGGCGCGCGCGGGCGTGATTCTCGGAGACCGGCTGCTCGCGGTGGACGGGCAGGTGGTGCGGGGCAGGACGGAGGCCGAGTCCCGCGCGCACGGGGCCCCCGGTACTCCGGTGCGGCTGCAAGTGCGGCGCGCGGGCGGCGAGCAGGAGGTGCTCGTCACCCGCGCCGAGTAG
- the hrcA gene encoding heat-inducible transcriptional repressor HrcA, whose product MPSEELGEREKEVLRAVVQEYITTGGPVGSQQLARRPGFEVSSATMRNVLADLEELGFLEKPHTSAGRVPTDQGYRFYVDTLVKLKDPTPRDRELIHAGLIQEANLEEVLGEASRILHSLTRHAGVVVTPRPDSAVFRRIEFVRLREDRVLAILVGQSGQVHNKAITVEFPITSDELLKASNYLSELLCEVPLEEARERIRAEMDQEQALYNALTAKALKLGAAATDLPTTERVLIQGTGSFLEAPEFADVERMRALFKALDEKNKLLSLLDRVQRANEMQIFIGAESDFSAAGDVSVIASPYGNQEQVLGTVGVIGPTRMDYRRVIPLVNFTAQVLSRVLEKV is encoded by the coding sequence ATGCCGTCTGAAGAGCTGGGAGAGCGAGAGAAGGAAGTCCTCCGCGCGGTGGTGCAGGAGTACATCACCACGGGCGGACCGGTAGGCAGTCAACAGCTCGCCCGCCGCCCCGGGTTCGAGGTCTCCTCGGCCACCATGCGCAACGTGCTGGCCGACCTGGAGGAGCTTGGCTTCCTGGAGAAGCCACACACCTCGGCCGGGCGCGTCCCCACGGACCAGGGGTACCGGTTCTACGTGGACACGCTCGTCAAGCTGAAGGACCCCACGCCAAGGGACAGGGAGCTCATCCACGCGGGCCTCATCCAGGAGGCCAACCTGGAAGAGGTGCTGGGCGAGGCCAGCCGCATCCTCCACTCGCTGACGCGGCATGCGGGCGTGGTGGTGACGCCGCGGCCGGACTCGGCGGTGTTCCGGCGCATCGAGTTCGTCCGCCTGCGCGAGGACCGGGTGCTCGCCATCCTGGTCGGGCAGAGCGGCCAGGTGCACAACAAGGCGATTACCGTCGAGTTCCCCATCACCTCGGACGAGCTGCTCAAGGCGAGCAACTACCTGTCGGAGCTGCTGTGCGAGGTGCCGCTGGAGGAGGCGCGTGAGCGCATCCGCGCGGAGATGGACCAGGAGCAGGCGCTCTACAACGCGCTGACGGCCAAGGCGCTGAAGCTGGGCGCGGCGGCCACGGACCTGCCCACCACGGAGCGGGTGCTCATCCAGGGCACGGGCTCGTTCCTGGAGGCGCCCGAGTTCGCGGACGTGGAGCGCATGCGCGCGCTCTTCAAGGCGCTGGACGAGAAGAACAAGCTGCTGTCGCTGCTGGACCGCGTGCAGCGCGCCAACGAGATGCAGATTTTCATCGGCGCGGAGAGCGACTTCTCCGCCGCCGGAGACGTCTCCGTCATCGCCAGCCCGTACGGAAACCAGGAGCAGGTGCTGGGCACGGTGGGCGTCATCGGCCCCACGCGCATGGACTACCGGCGCGTGATTCCGCTGGTGAACTTCACCGCGCAGGTGCTGTCGCGCGTGCTGGAGAAGGTGTAG
- the yedA gene encoding drug/metabolite exporter YedA, translated as MSASSPAQSLPQLPSTPSVAPTGDLGAPGAQRGWLIVSLVSLYLIWGSTYLATRWGLQGGLPPFLMSGTRFTLAGAVLFAVLWLRGAPVPSVRQWASSAVVGLLLLGIGNGGLVYAQQWVPSGVAALVVGSLPMWTALFGGLFGQWPGRMERWGLAVGFGGIVLLNLGGNLGGQWLPTLAMLVAPMSWAFGSMWSKRLPMPQGLMSAAAQMLCAGVLMTAFGMLMLGEHLPTVMPGPRALFAYFYLVIFGSVVGYSAYGYLLRNARPALATSYAYVNPVVAVFLGGVLAGETMGPTAWIAMGAILGAVALLTRKR; from the coding sequence GTGTCCGCCTCTTCGCCCGCGCAGTCCCTGCCCCAGCTCCCTTCGACTCCCTCCGTCGCGCCCACCGGCGACCTCGGCGCGCCGGGCGCACAGCGGGGCTGGCTCATTGTCAGCCTGGTGTCGCTGTATCTCATTTGGGGCTCCACCTATCTGGCCACCCGCTGGGGGTTGCAGGGGGGCCTGCCGCCCTTCCTGATGTCGGGGACGCGCTTCACGCTGGCCGGCGCCGTGCTGTTCGCCGTGCTGTGGTTGCGCGGCGCGCCGGTGCCCTCCGTTCGCCAGTGGGCGTCCAGCGCGGTGGTGGGCCTGTTGCTGCTGGGCATCGGCAACGGCGGCCTCGTCTACGCGCAGCAGTGGGTGCCGTCCGGAGTGGCGGCGCTGGTGGTGGGCAGCCTGCCCATGTGGACGGCGCTCTTCGGCGGTCTCTTCGGCCAGTGGCCGGGGCGCATGGAGCGCTGGGGGCTGGCGGTGGGCTTTGGCGGCATCGTCCTGCTCAACCTGGGCGGCAACCTGGGCGGGCAGTGGCTGCCCACGCTGGCGATGCTGGTGGCGCCGATGAGCTGGGCGTTCGGCTCCATGTGGAGCAAGCGCCTGCCCATGCCGCAGGGGTTGATGTCCGCCGCGGCACAGATGCTGTGCGCCGGCGTGTTGATGACGGCCTTCGGCATGCTGATGCTGGGCGAGCACCTGCCGACGGTGATGCCGGGCCCGCGCGCCCTCTTCGCCTACTTCTACCTGGTCATCTTCGGCTCGGTGGTGGGCTACAGCGCCTATGGCTACCTGCTGCGCAATGCGCGCCCGGCGCTGGCCACCAGCTACGCGTATGTGAATCCGGTGGTGGCGGTGTTCCTCGGCGGCGTGCTCGCCGGTGAGACGATGGGGCCCACGGCCTGGATTGCCATGGGCGCCATCCTCGGCGCGGTGGCGCTGCTGACGCGCAAGCGGTGA
- a CDS encoding type VI immunity family protein, which translates to MSVPTPKVRIYETYRPCPPERPEARRYLVVRDSLNITFYMRRPHSEVRHAVAHALEVYLQAVGQQKLTCYATRSGDWQDLDDAGWAFIREYLLQPEGANILLREHATVVPGHAFVHLGVGADTPSDGLFPDEASAVSFWLPTEYLEERGPGWLRELALELGARLPFNSGHAGLFLQSSFDPMTHAEVRAACLAYPGLDLLNVDEVASNIGTRVKGAHWLTFLGQPVLGELGGATGLRSRLHSPDTTLQDLGADRVVVTLGQWPEAGDQEPERTLAPHRELARVLEPWLYRERTPWTGFTEDDMRRWERRLLD; encoded by the coding sequence ATGAGCGTTCCCACTCCGAAGGTCCGCATCTACGAGACCTACAGGCCATGTCCGCCAGAACGCCCGGAGGCCCGACGGTATCTGGTCGTGCGGGACAGCCTGAACATCACCTTCTACATGCGGCGGCCCCACAGCGAGGTGAGGCATGCCGTCGCGCACGCATTGGAGGTCTACCTCCAGGCCGTCGGGCAGCAGAAGCTGACCTGTTACGCAACGCGTTCCGGCGACTGGCAGGACCTCGATGACGCCGGCTGGGCGTTCATCCGGGAGTACCTGCTTCAGCCAGAGGGCGCGAACATCCTCCTGAGAGAACACGCAACGGTGGTACCCGGACATGCGTTTGTCCATCTGGGTGTGGGCGCGGACACGCCCAGCGACGGGTTGTTCCCTGACGAGGCCTCCGCCGTCTCCTTCTGGCTGCCGACCGAGTACCTGGAGGAACGCGGTCCCGGTTGGTTGAGGGAACTGGCCCTGGAGCTGGGCGCCAGGCTTCCCTTCAACTCCGGCCATGCCGGCTTGTTCCTCCAGTCATCCTTCGACCCCATGACGCACGCGGAGGTCCGCGCGGCCTGCCTCGCCTACCCGGGGCTGGACCTCCTGAATGTGGACGAGGTGGCCAGCAACATCGGCACCCGGGTCAAGGGAGCGCACTGGCTGACCTTCCTCGGCCAGCCGGTGCTGGGGGAGTTGGGCGGTGCGACGGGCCTTCGCTCCCGCCTGCACTCACCCGACACCACCCTGCAGGACCTGGGTGCGGACCGGGTCGTGGTGACCCTCGGACAGTGGCCAGAGGCCGGGGACCAGGAACCGGAGCGCACCCTGGCCCCGCACCGCGAGTTGGCGCGCGTGCTGGAGCCGTGGCTCTACCGCGAACGCACCCCTTGGACTGGCTTCACCGAGGACGACATGCGCCGCTGGGAACGGCGCCTCCTCGATTAG
- a CDS encoding RNA polymerase sigma factor, protein MTDSANDAPKVLPFPGDARRGLEVRTDEELMLLSGAGSAEAFEQLVRRHHPRLARFCGKSVGSAAEGDELAQETLVRVWETRRDYQPRAPFVVFMLTVARNLCRNRARDSGRRGRWQAEAHDVARREAVSSPAAASAVDQLLEREQQRRVREAMLELPDKFREVLLLRFDQELDYAEISRIVGRNEATVRSRVFHGLKKLRARVPGGVS, encoded by the coding sequence ATGACGGACTCCGCCAACGACGCGCCCAAGGTCCTTCCCTTTCCAGGGGACGCTCGGCGTGGGCTCGAGGTGCGCACCGACGAGGAGCTGATGCTCCTGTCCGGCGCGGGCTCCGCGGAGGCCTTCGAGCAGCTCGTGCGCCGGCACCACCCCCGTCTGGCGCGCTTCTGCGGCAAGTCCGTGGGCAGCGCGGCCGAGGGCGACGAACTGGCTCAGGAGACGCTGGTGCGGGTGTGGGAGACGCGCCGCGACTACCAGCCCCGCGCGCCCTTCGTCGTCTTCATGCTCACCGTCGCGCGCAACCTGTGCCGCAACCGCGCGCGAGACTCGGGCCGGCGCGGACGCTGGCAAGCGGAGGCACACGACGTGGCCCGGAGAGAAGCCGTGTCCTCGCCGGCCGCCGCGAGCGCGGTGGACCAACTGCTGGAACGAGAGCAGCAGCGGCGCGTGCGCGAGGCGATGCTGGAGCTGCCCGACAAGTTCCGCGAGGTGCTGTTGCTACGGTTCGACCAGGAGCTCGACTACGCGGAGATTTCCCGCATCGTCGGGCGCAACGAGGCCACGGTCCGCTCGCGCGTGTTCCATGGCCTGAAGAAGCTCCGCGCCAGGGTGCCAGGAGGTGTTTCGTGA
- a CDS encoding AHH domain-containing protein, producing MRARGVIWLVLALAVAGCSTTRVVRLDIGNGPPIVHTPFEEEGTGPVELDDDEFEEAMVALARDVRPFANPLREARQLFGVPERGGVYLYQHRSPRLVPQEEEKHPDGPRLLEAYSDDELTRAYGRWCERKKQPGDCLRLLAEGPLLASDGKYSLAMAIAMDSVWEETAKALEDMADPQALLATVTASVSMYLLLWSLPEPVSKGLAALLTATAIAYLGVDTVWRLLDGWISLVRKVDQAITFEQLSEAGEAYGEVLGENAARVLIMLATAAIGNTAGLAAKASRLPGSAQAALAVETQAGYQYMAVGSVQSVTMAAEGFTIALAPNAVAMANRGMRGGRTRDHHLATDKNSISTARGGPWTPRFRRLFKKAGMELKDPENIVPVEGHNGPHPQRYHELVHERLNGATETCRRVEECRAALTRALQQLAREVVTKGTELNRLVTRGK from the coding sequence ATGAGAGCGCGCGGGGTCATCTGGCTGGTGCTGGCGCTTGCCGTCGCGGGCTGCTCGACCACGAGGGTCGTGCGACTGGACATAGGGAACGGACCTCCCATCGTCCACACGCCTTTCGAGGAGGAAGGTACCGGGCCCGTCGAGTTGGACGACGATGAGTTCGAGGAGGCCATGGTGGCGCTCGCCCGGGACGTGCGTCCCTTCGCCAACCCATTGCGAGAGGCCCGCCAGCTCTTCGGAGTCCCCGAAAGAGGCGGGGTGTACCTGTACCAGCACCGCAGCCCTCGGCTCGTCCCCCAGGAAGAAGAGAAGCACCCGGACGGCCCGCGCCTGCTGGAGGCGTACTCGGATGACGAACTGACGCGCGCCTATGGCCGCTGGTGCGAGCGTAAGAAGCAACCCGGCGACTGCCTGCGCCTGCTGGCCGAAGGCCCGCTGCTGGCCAGCGACGGCAAGTACTCGCTGGCCATGGCCATCGCCATGGACTCGGTCTGGGAGGAGACGGCCAAAGCGCTGGAGGACATGGCGGACCCGCAGGCACTTTTGGCGACGGTGACGGCCTCCGTCAGCATGTACCTGCTCCTCTGGTCGCTGCCCGAGCCGGTGAGCAAGGGCCTGGCTGCTCTGCTGACGGCCACCGCCATCGCCTACCTGGGCGTGGACACGGTGTGGCGCCTGCTGGATGGGTGGATATCCCTGGTTCGCAAGGTGGACCAGGCCATCACCTTCGAGCAGCTCAGCGAGGCGGGCGAGGCATACGGCGAAGTCCTCGGCGAGAACGCGGCGCGCGTTCTCATCATGCTGGCCACAGCTGCCATCGGGAACACAGCCGGCCTGGCTGCGAAAGCGTCGCGGCTGCCAGGCTCGGCGCAGGCAGCGCTCGCCGTGGAGACACAAGCGGGCTACCAGTACATGGCCGTCGGAAGCGTGCAGTCCGTGACGATGGCCGCCGAGGGCTTCACCATCGCGCTGGCCCCCAATGCGGTCGCCATGGCGAACCGGGGAATGCGCGGCGGCCGGACCCGGGACCATCACCTCGCAACGGACAAGAACAGTATCTCCACCGCTCGCGGCGGGCCCTGGACGCCGCGGTTCAGGAGGCTCTTCAAGAAGGCCGGGATGGAGCTGAAGGACCCCGAGAACATCGTGCCGGTCGAGGGCCACAACGGTCCCCATCCACAGCGGTACCACGAACTGGTCCACGAAAGATTGAACGGTGCGACGGAGACCTGTCGCAGGGTGGAGGAGTGCCGCGCGGCCCTGACAAGAGCGCTTCAACAACTGGCCAGGGAGGTCGTCACGAAAGGAACGGAGCTCAACAGGCTCGTGACGCGCGGCAAGTAA
- a CDS encoding imm11 family protein, with product MPSRFFRIAENVQAGNWYLGDPEDPRGQEVEDPWMFRAGRPIQVEGPLSVPIDEPGRALDFSLAGVGLAPIVHVKVATLFVELAPDDVQTLPVGIKGHSDQYLILVATKLIRCIDEKASKVQFWKPEDGLPGKVGQYYAVDDLRIDPSKVGDAKVFRTEGWTMALIVSEDIKRALERVKATGVKFTPV from the coding sequence ATGCCGAGTCGCTTCTTCAGGATTGCCGAGAACGTCCAGGCCGGTAACTGGTACCTGGGGGACCCCGAGGACCCACGGGGCCAGGAAGTAGAAGACCCTTGGATGTTCAGGGCAGGGCGGCCCATCCAGGTCGAAGGCCCTCTGAGCGTCCCCATCGACGAACCGGGCAGGGCGCTGGACTTCTCCCTGGCAGGCGTGGGGCTTGCGCCCATCGTCCACGTCAAGGTGGCCACCCTCTTCGTGGAGCTGGCCCCAGACGACGTGCAGACCCTTCCTGTGGGCATCAAAGGCCACTCGGACCAGTACCTCATCCTGGTGGCCACGAAGCTCATCCGCTGCATCGACGAGAAGGCTTCCAAGGTGCAGTTCTGGAAGCCGGAAGACGGGCTGCCCGGGAAGGTAGGTCAGTACTACGCGGTGGATGACTTGCGCATCGACCCCAGCAAGGTGGGCGATGCCAAGGTGTTCCGCACGGAAGGCTGGACCATGGCCCTCATTGTCTCCGAAGACATCAAGCGGGCCCTGGAGCGTGTGAAGGCCACCGGCGTGAAGTTCACGCCGGTGTAG
- a CDS encoding imm11 family protein: MERRFFRLAIDVDVPGRWYLGEPTRLTGEELEDAWEFSYGRPVELRERLLVPLDRPGNPLGFDTAGVGQTPVVNARVASIFRELALSDVQLFPVEVQGQAETYFLVNVTRTVRCIDDQKSAEVQLYTREDGRPDRVGEYRSVIGLRIDKSKVGDARVFRLWGWPPPIIVDGNLKGALERAGIQGGRFEEV; this comes from the coding sequence ATGGAACGAAGGTTTTTTCGCCTCGCTATCGATGTGGATGTGCCGGGGCGCTGGTACCTGGGAGAGCCCACCCGCCTCACTGGAGAGGAACTCGAGGACGCCTGGGAGTTCAGCTACGGCCGGCCCGTCGAGCTGCGCGAGCGGTTGCTCGTTCCGCTGGACCGCCCTGGCAATCCCCTGGGCTTCGACACCGCGGGAGTGGGTCAAACGCCCGTCGTCAACGCACGGGTCGCATCCATCTTCCGTGAGCTGGCCCTCAGCGATGTGCAGCTGTTCCCGGTAGAGGTCCAGGGACAGGCTGAGACCTACTTCCTGGTGAACGTGACACGGACGGTCCGGTGCATTGACGACCAGAAGAGCGCGGAGGTTCAGCTCTACACGCGGGAAGACGGGCGGCCAGATCGGGTCGGGGAGTACCGCTCCGTGATTGGCCTGCGTATCGACAAGTCAAAGGTCGGCGACGCCCGCGTGTTCCGGCTCTGGGGCTGGCCCCCTCCCATCATTGTCGACGGGAATCTCAAGGGCGCTCTGGAGCGAGCCGGCATTCAGGGTGGACGGTTCGAAGAGGTCTGA
- a CDS encoding DUF4123 domain-containing protein: MSSAHLAALLRVFEREAARAPGTQLYAILDGARDSRVHRRVLDGRFAHSCLYAGKLPLELLEVAPYLVRLEPEHPLAMSLLSEAWGNSWGIFLRAPPGLEPLRRHFRRFLKVRDERGKSLVFRYYDPRVLRAYLPTCTPEELDFLFGTVHQFYAESEGADALLAYSREGGPLTRRTLALADAAA, from the coding sequence ATGAGCAGCGCCCACCTCGCTGCCCTGCTGCGCGTGTTCGAGCGCGAGGCCGCGCGCGCGCCCGGCACCCAGCTCTACGCCATCCTGGACGGAGCGCGAGACTCGCGCGTCCACCGGCGGGTGCTGGACGGGCGCTTCGCGCACAGCTGCCTCTACGCGGGGAAGCTGCCGCTGGAGCTCCTCGAGGTGGCCCCCTACCTCGTCCGGCTGGAGCCCGAGCACCCGCTGGCCATGAGCCTGCTGAGCGAGGCGTGGGGAAACAGCTGGGGCATCTTCCTGCGCGCCCCCCCGGGCCTGGAGCCGCTGCGGCGCCACTTCCGCCGCTTCCTCAAGGTCCGTGACGAGCGGGGCAAGTCGCTGGTCTTCCGCTACTACGACCCGCGCGTGCTGCGCGCCTACCTGCCCACCTGCACCCCCGAGGAGCTGGACTTCCTCTTCGGCACCGTCCACCAGTTCTACGCCGAGTCGGAGGGCGCCGACGCGCTGCTCGCGTACTCCCGCGAGGGCGGGCCGCTCACACGCAGGACACTGGCGCTCGCGGACGCGGCCGCATGA
- a CDS encoding peptidoglycan-binding domain-containing protein, which produces MPPPEKTTGSSTEKFQAMDQESREEFTDVDAESPTLPCEKDDVWVRIAFKDDFGEPYADVAFVLEVKGQQWKGRTTSAGVVEHVVPADATEGVLKLWFDGEEEGDEPFTYTLALGQMDPVALETGQRSRLENLGLFGLDADGPASGTFEDALYTFQEWAGLEETGKLDGATERKLKLLYSPLGKEPLPPPAEEDVGVGGTE; this is translated from the coding sequence GTGCCACCCCCCGAGAAAACGACAGGCTCGAGCACCGAGAAGTTCCAGGCGATGGACCAGGAGTCCCGCGAGGAGTTCACCGACGTGGACGCCGAGAGCCCCACGCTCCCCTGCGAGAAGGACGACGTCTGGGTCCGCATCGCCTTCAAGGACGACTTCGGCGAGCCCTATGCGGACGTGGCCTTCGTCCTGGAGGTGAAGGGCCAGCAGTGGAAGGGGCGGACGACCTCCGCCGGAGTCGTGGAGCACGTGGTCCCCGCCGACGCCACCGAGGGGGTGCTGAAGCTCTGGTTCGACGGTGAGGAGGAGGGGGACGAGCCCTTCACGTACACGCTGGCGCTGGGACAGATGGACCCGGTCGCCCTCGAGACGGGACAGCGGAGCCGGCTGGAGAACCTGGGCCTCTTCGGCCTGGATGCGGACGGGCCCGCGTCTGGCACCTTCGAGGATGCGCTCTACACCTTCCAGGAGTGGGCCGGGCTGGAGGAGACCGGGAAGCTGGACGGCGCGACCGAGCGGAAGCTCAAGCTGCTCTACAGCCCGCTCGGCAAGGAACCACTTCCCCCGCCCGCCGAAGAGGACGTCGGCGTGGGCGGGACGGAATAG